The segment TTGCCAGAGTTGACCGTAGTAGTAAGGAATAGGAATGATCGTCGTCAGAAATTTGGATGAACTGCAGGATGCGCTGCGGGGCGCTTGCGTGACCATCGGCAACTTCGATGGCGTGCACAAGGGCCACCAGAAGCTCCTGTCCCGGACCCGGGAGAAGGCCCTGGCCTGCTCGGCCGAGTCCGTGGCCGTGACCTTTGATCCGCATCCCATGAGCGTTTTGGCCAGCGGCCACGCACCGCCGTTCATTACCCTGATCGACCAGAAGCTGGAGCTGATCAGCGCTCAGGGCGTGGAATTGTGCGTGGTGCTGGAGTTTACCCGGGAGATGGGTGCACTGGAGCCCGAGGAGTTCGTGCGCCGTTATCTGGTCGACGCCCTGAACATGAAGCACATGGTCATCGGCTATGACTATGCCTTTGGCAAGGGCCGCAAAGGCAACTACGAGCTGCTTACGGAGTTGGGGCGTAAGTTCGACTACAGCGTGGAGCGTGTGGGTCCATTCATGCTGGAGGACGCTGTGGTCAGCTCCACCCGCATCCGCGATCTGGTCAAGTCTGGTCAGGTCTGGGAGGCACGACCGTTGCTGGGCCGGTTCTATACGGTCAAGGGCGAGGTGCAGCACGGTGCCAATCGCGGCGGCAAGCTGCTGGGCTTTCCCACCGCCAATCTGAAATTGGTGGATGAGCTGTTCCCGGCCATGGGGGTGTATGCGGTCTGGGCGACCTACGAAGGGCAGACCCTGCCCGCAGTGGCCAACATTGGCTACAACCCGACCTTCGGCAACGAAGCCCTGTCCGTGGAAGTGCATATCATGGA is part of the Desulfovibrio ferrophilus genome and harbors:
- a CDS encoding bifunctional riboflavin kinase/FAD synthetase: MIVVRNLDELQDALRGACVTIGNFDGVHKGHQKLLSRTREKALACSAESVAVTFDPHPMSVLASGHAPPFITLIDQKLELISAQGVELCVVLEFTREMGALEPEEFVRRYLVDALNMKHMVIGYDYAFGKGRKGNYELLTELGRKFDYSVERVGPFMLEDAVVSSTRIRDLVKSGQVWEARPLLGRFYTVKGEVQHGANRGGKLLGFPTANLKLVDELFPAMGVYAVWATYEGQTLPAVANIGYNPTFGNEALSVEVHIMDFDRNIYGHELRVQFVQRLRSEKKFNGIDELKAQIAHDTELGRKILSSSQAQP